From the Huiozyma naganishii CBS 8797 chromosome 13, complete genome genome, the window AAAGACATCCGTTCCTGAATCTGGTATAGAGTGAATGGTTCGTTCATATCCAAGCTCAAGCTTTTCAAAAAGGGCAAATCCTTCTCCTTGCCAGCTGGCGTGGGGAGGCTTTGGATCCGTTGCTTCAAGTTACTGTCCTGTTCAAAATCCAGAAATTCAGGGAATAGCTCCACAATCGACTTGAATTCGGAGATCACAGATAGAATACCTTGTCTCCAAGTAGCATCTGGGAAAGGCTTATTATGGCTTTCATTCGCATTGACCTCCTTTGGTTGGACTTTGATCAAATGCAAATAGGCAAAATTATCACATACTAGTTTCCGAGTAGCCTTATCCATAGCGGTGTAGTCACGCTCAATCAGTTCGCCCAGCACTACTGTGTACTTCGTTGCAAACGGCTTGAACGTGTTGGTGTGCTTTGAAAGGATGTTCTTTagcactttcaaagttaaTTTGGGTTCCCATGGCGTCAATTTGATTAGCACTGGAATGatcactttcaaagctggAACGAGCGATTCACGGGACAGAGTCGCCTTCGATCTCATCAAATCAATGATGCAACTCATCGTAGACACAAGCGTCTCTAGCAGCGTTCTCAATTTCAAGGTTACCGTGATGTTAGGGAAATAGCCGACCAGCTGATCCAACTTAGAGTTCAGCGCGACAAGCATTTGCCCGCTGTAAGTGACTAGCACCAGTGGGTTGTAGGAGCAAACCACAGCAACTGCGTGGCATCCTTTCCAAACTTGCTCGTACTCTGAAGATCTCAGCAACTTGAGTATGTTGGTGTTCAACAACGCCAGTTCCGTCTTGACTACAGTTTCGTCAACGTAAACAGGTGACGCTATAGCCTTGAGTAAGATCTTAAAATCATCGCCGGAAACACTTTGCAGCCTTTTCGCCCAGCTGGACATCGATACGTGTGTAGACGCCATGTGATGTGGATCGATGGGGGGATATACACTGCAGAGACTCGTTCTGTTTGTTCAAACTGCCGTCagagctcatcgcaagaTCCActaaaaatttttcaccgATATTGTTTGGGCCGAATTTACAGTACAATCACCAAGGGAATAGTAAAGAGGTCCTAAGAAGCTGGTTATCTGGTTCAATGGTGGGGCATTGTCTGCATGAAGACCATTCGTTCTCTGTTACCAGTTTTTGGCACTTTTCttcccatttttttgttgtcaGATCTGGGCAGACCGATGAATTAAAAACATGCGTTCTACATATGATGCGTGGGCTTTGTCTCTAAAGCCTTCTCGCTTACAGTTAGTATTTAAAGGGTTGGGAATATGCGTTCTTTTTGTCTACTTGGGTGCTAAGATTCGTAGCCCTCGTAGGGGAGAACTGCACGAAGCTGGAGGAAAAGGACTCTGATTTCTCCAGGGTCGGAGCCTGCAGACTTCTTGTCGGTGATTCCGTTGAATTTGTAGCGGTTGATTTTGGTGACTGCTCGTCCAAGATGTTCTCAATGGTTACATCTGGGGTCTCATTCACAACCTCTCcatgttcttcttctgtggtttcttgctcttgcccttgctcttgctcttccACGCTTTCTTCACTGGGTTCGAAATCCGTACCGTAATCGTGGGTTTCATCGTCTCTTGGGTTGTCCACCGGGGTATCAGAGACTGTCTCGACAATGCTTGCGGAACTTCTGCGACCTGGAACAGGTTCCACTATCTCTGGCACAGATTCCTTGATATGATTATCCTCCACCAGTTCACAATGCCCTTTGTGCTTGCGCGACACCAGACTCCAAAACGGTGGTAAAAACACAAGAAGtaccaacagcagcagccatATCAGTATAGAGACATCCTGTACATATGCTTTGCCTCGACTGAACCAATGAGTCCACCGAGACTGGGTCCCTAGTTTCTCGTCGACGGGGAACGTCTCCCTCAAAAATTGCGCCAACTGCAGCTGCAAAAACTCCATGTCATCCATAGAAATGTCGCCTACCTCAGATCCACCCTCAGCCACGCCAGACGAACGGATCCAGTCCCTGGGCAACCTCCTTTGCAATATTTTACTAATCCCCTTCACAACACCATAGGAGACTCCGAATGAAAATACACTTCGCCCCAAAGCGGGTCGAGCCAACGGTCTGGCCATATCTATACAGTTGGTCTTGTGTATGTGTCCCGTAGTGGTCCCAATACCCTGGTGAAGATCTCTCCCAATAAGTATGGGGACGTGAAACAACGGGTCCTTTGAAATGTCATGTATTTTAATTAAAGGCGTCTCGTGTTAACTATGGAGAACAAGAGGGGAACTCTAGTTCTAAGCTAATGCTAACTTAATGTTACATACAGAGGTGGAGTAGTTGATGTCCAATCTCAAGAAGTTATGCGATGGCACCCAGTGCCATGAGAACAACTTGCAACATGAGCTGGAGAGACCAAAAAGTGACTCTTCGCACTCTTATCGAGCGCTGTTCGTCGTCAGCCACGTACTGTGCGAACGAGTCGTAGACTTGCACGCCGAGGTCCTGTATGAGGTGCGAGTCGTAGATTGTCCAGGAGCCCATGAAGTCCGTGACGGATTTTGTCACTTCGCAGTTAATCGGGATGTACGTGCGCCTCGAGTTCATGTACCCGACAATGGGTCTTATCAGAGCGTTGTTTGCGTACGTGAGTTGTCTCGTGAACAAGGGCACCTCTGCCCTGATGTTCTTCAGTCTAAGTGAAAAGTCCACCATGATCTTATCCGATTGCGAATCTGCATGGTCCCCTTTTGAAGCCATGTGTGTAGTTTGGCCCCGTACTTGCCTCAATTTGGCGATGACAGCGTCCGTCCAAGGTGTCGTTGTCAGATCCTGCTGCGGGAAGTGGACGTTGCCCGTCATGTCGACGCGGCCTTCTGTGATCCAGCCAAAGGGACCTTCGATCCCGGCATTCAGGTGGTCTATATCGAGGTTATCGACGCGCAACTGTGTGACCATTCTTGGTTCGAGTGAGTCCTTGGCCCagagcagtttcttgtGGATGGTGAACATGGAGTTGTCGTAAGTGCCACTGACTGAGTGCGCGTTCAGTATATCGTAGAGCAGCCAGTGTTTCCGCAGCCTCGGCAGCTGACAGTTAATGATGCTCACTTGGAACGGCCTGAACCCGTTCGGCTGGTACAGTGTGAAGAG encodes:
- the NVJ1 gene encoding Nvj1p (similar to Saccharomyces cerevisiae NVJ1 (YHR195W); ancestral locus Anc_4.360); translation: MARPLARPALGRSVFSFGVSYGVVKGISKILQRRLPRDWIRSSGVAEGGSEVGDISMDDMEFLQLQLAQFLRETFPVDEKLGTQSRWTHWFSRGKAYVQDVSILIWLLLLVLLVFLPPFWSLVSRKHKGHCELVEDNHIKESVPEIVEPVPGRRSSASIVETVSDTPVDNPRDDETHDYGTDFEPSEESVEEQEQGQEQETTEEEHGEVVNETPDVTIENILDEQSPKSTATNSTESPTRSLQAPTLEKSESFSSSFVQFSPTRATNLSTQVDKKNAYSQPFKY